A window of the Falco rusticolus isolate bFalRus1 chromosome 1, bFalRus1.pri, whole genome shotgun sequence genome harbors these coding sequences:
- the SEL1L3 gene encoding protein sel-1 homolog 3 isoform X1: protein MRTLAEPPAAPRRPLLLLLLLTNFVPSFEKETSRTTAVTPQFGQNVDYVDFIHLNILEKKVLNNSEVSVQYLCSKPCIINLEAVASSEFRTGVPVYRRRWKDEKNLYVSRTRQVHLKFPSIMVYRDDYIIRNSIIVHSVILYAWISHKSVSSYDVGQNEDYQDAVAKNYTFLEAVPPFERPYKDHKVCLQWGADYLWMLQANRIPQCPHESDGVQILNFIYASSGEKTGIMKKFEQFENRELETVRRHQIDYPMFTVSIWLYLLHHCEKDLCGILYFIDPKEMYSTPAVFLNEEGYVHIQMHLMRGDDLAVKTSFSLPLKQWFRLDLSFKGGQIEVSSVGKNLKRHHHQSFTFREVFYYDDTAGYFVLGGSGYVNGIEAFFGPVIYYRLNVLETEQISNPLHDKETVEQIELYYERCMDIREIVYEYRYIVRQGEKAQRNRYCENYYLELIHNYGEKSKCDAFMWGKELREKYHTLFKLLQEMDFSAADEDGSDTVLEVGRRIFEKVAKGLSSADGLSNMGFSVPLLVDSSCCGYHKASYFLAVIFETGLGVPVDHTKGLLYSLVGTQGNERLAVMNLGYKHYQGVNNYPVDLELSYAYYSNIAIKTSLDQHTIKGEQAFVEPIRLMDDELLKAQTKENGDVFMWLKHEATRGNAAAQQRLAQMLFWGQQGVAKNPEAAIEWYAKGAIETEDPVLIYDYAIVLFKGQGVKKNTKLALELMKKAAAKGLPQAVNGLGWYYHNFKRDYRKAAEHWLIAEELGNPDASYNLGVLYLDGIYPGVPGRNQTVAARYFYKAAQGGHIEGTLRCSLYYITGNMEDFPRDPEKAVIWAKHIAEKNGYLGHVIRKALNAYLELSWHEALLHYVLAAETGIEVSQSNLAHICEERPDLARKYLATDCVWRYYNFSVSQVNAPSFAYLKMGDFYYYGYHNQSKDLELSMRMYAQAALEGDSQGFFNLALVIEEGNSIPSYILDHLEIDQALHSSNTSLLQELYYRCWNNSNQESISPCSLALLYFYMRVFWNNILQSTVIYFMGTFLLSILVAFAVQYFQSLSARNSSGTRSEPSSDELSSSGNSNEDATRLVQQDGSTFSNDLAQQESNPQNPLVTS from the exons ATGCGGACCCTGGCCgagccccccgccgcgccccgccgccccctcctgctgctcctcctcctcacg aattttgtGCCGTCCTTCGAAAAGGAGACATCACGGACAACAGCAGTTACCCCACAGTTTGGACAAAATGTGGATTATGTGGACTTtattcatttaaacattttagaaaagaaagttCTTAACAATTCTGAGGTTTCAGTTCAGTATTTATGTTCTAAGCCTTGTATCATTAACTTGGAAGCAGTAGCTTCCTCTGAGTTCAGGACTGGTGTACCAGTATATAGAAGGAGGTGGAAGGATGAGAAGAACCTTTATGTTAGCAGAACTCGACAAGTACATTTGAAATTTCCGAGCATCATGGTTTACAGAGATGATTATATCATCAGAAACTCAATAATAGTGCACAGTGTGATATTATATGCATGGATTAGTCACAAATCGGTTAGCAGCTATGATGTTGGGCAGAACGAAGACTACCAGGATGCAGTTGCCAAGAACTACACCTTTTTAGAAGCAGTTCCACCTTTTGAACGCCCATATAAGGATCACAAAGTTTGTCTTCAGTGGGGTGCTGACTATTTGTGGATGCTCCAGGCAAACAGGATACCTCAGTGCCCTCATGAAAGTG atggTGTCCAGATTCTCAACTTTATTTACGCTTCCAGCGGGGAGAAGACAGGAATCATGAAGAAATTTGAACAATTTGAAAACAGAGAACTTGAGACAGTCAGACGACATCAGATTGATTATCCCAT GTTCACTGTTTCAATCTGGCTATATTTACTCCATCACTGTGAAAAGGATCTGTGTGGTATACTCTATTTTATTGATCCGAAAGAAATGTATAGTACTCCTGCTGTATTTCTAAATGAGGAAG GTTATGTGCATATTCAGATGCACCTCATGAGAGGAGATGACCTTGCAGTGAAAACTAGCTTCAGCCTTCCTCTCAAGCAGTGGTTTCGACTGGATCTTTCTTTTAAGGGCGGACAG aTAGAAGTAAGCAGTGTTGGGAAGAATTTGAAAAGACATCATCATCAGTCTTTTAC TTTTAGGGAAGTTTTCTATTATGATGACACTGCCGGATACTTTGTTCTTGGAGGCAGTGGATATGTAAATGGTATTGAAGCATTCTTTGGACCTGTGATATACTATCGTCTCAATGTGTTGGAAACAGAACAG ATTTCTAACCCTCTTCATGATAAAGAAACAGTGGAACAAATTGAACTCTACTATGAGAGATGTATGGACATTCGAGAAATTGTTTATGAGTACAGATACATTGTAAGGCAAGgtgaaaaagcacaaagaaatc GTTACTGTGAAAACTATTATTTGGAGCTGATTCACAACTATGGAGAAAAATCTAAATGTGATGCCTTCATGTGGGGAAAAGAGCTCAGGGAAAAGTACCACACTTTGTTCAAACTGTTACAAGAGATGGatttcagtgctgcagatg AAGATGGAAGTGATACAGTTCTAGAAGTTGGCCGGAGGATATTTGAGAAGGTTGCAAAGGGTCTGTCCAGCGCTGATGGCCTCAGCAATATGGGCTTCTCTGTTCCTCTCTTGGTGGATTCAAGTTGTTGTGGATACCATAAGGCTTCTTATTTTCTTGCAGTTATATTTGAAACAGGGCTAGGTGTGCCTGTCGATCATACAAAG GGACTGCTGTATAGTTTGGTTGGCACTCAGGGGAATGAGAGACTTGCTGTAATGAATCTTGGCTATAAACACTACCAAGGCGTTAATAACTATCCAGTTGATTTGGAGCTGTCCTATGCTTATTACAGTAATATTGCAATAAAGACATCATTGGATCAACACACTATAAAAGGGGAACAG GCATTTGTTGAACCTATAAGGCTGATGGATGATGAACTCCTAAAAgctcaaacaaaagaaaacgGTGATGTCTTTATGTGGTTAAAACATGAAGCAACAAGAGGAAATGCAGCTGCACAG caacGGTTGGCTCAGATGCTGTTTTGGGGCCAACAAGGAGTGGCAAAAAATCCTGAAGCTGCAATAGAATGGTACGCAAAGGGTGCAATAGAAACAGAAGATCCAGTGTTAATATATGATTATGCCATTGTGTTATTTAAG GGCCAAGGTgtgaaaaagaacacaaaactgGCTTTGGAATTGATGAAGAAAGCAGCCGCCAAg GGCTTGCCCCAGGCAGTGAATGGATTGGGATGGTACTACCACAATTTTAAAAGAGactacagaaaagcagctgaacacTGGTTAATTGCTGAAGAATTGGGGAATCCAGATGCATCGTACAACCTTGGTGTCCTTTATTTAGATGGGATTTACCCTGGAGTACCTGGTAGAAATCAA ACAGTTGCTGCACGCTATTTCTATAAAGCTGCTCAAGGAGGACACATAGAAGGGACTTTACGATGCTCTCTGTACTACATCACAGGAAATATGGAAGACTTCCCTAGAGATCCGGAAAAAGCTGTAAT CTGGGCAAAACACATTGCAGAGAAGAACGGCTACTTAGGGCATGTCATCAGAAAAGCTCTCAATGCTTATCTGGAGCTTTCatg GCATGAAGCTCTGCTGCATTATGTATTAGCAGCTGAAACTGGGATTGAAGTGTCACAGTCAAATCTAGCACACATTTGTGAAGAAAGACCA gacCTAGCAAGGAAATACCTAGCAACTGACTGTGTTTGGAGATACTACAATTTCTCTGTATCTCAAGTCAACGCACCATCATTTG CTTATTTGAAGATGGGTGATTTCTACTACTATGGTTACCACAACCAGTCTAAGGACCTTGAGCTCTCAATGCGGATGTATGCACAAGCGGCATTAGAGGGAGATTCACAG GGTTTCTTTAATTTGGCCCTTGTCATTGAAGAGGGTAACTCTATACCTTCCTACATTCTGGATCACTTGGAAATTGATCAGGCATTGCATTCTAGTAATACGTCACTTCTTCAGGAACTTTATTACAG GTGCTGGAATAATAGTAACCAGGAATCCATTAGTCCATGCTCATTagcattgctttatttttacatgaGAGTTTTCTGGAACAATATTTTACAATCTACTGTG ATCTACTTCATGGGAACCTTTCTTTTATCGATTCTGGTTGCATTTGCAGTGcagtattttcagtctttatCTG CCCGTAATTCTTCTGGTACAAGATCAGAACCATCATCAGATGAACTTTCTTCCTCAGGGAATAGTAATGAAGATGCTACTAGACTGGTACAGCAAGATGGATCTACTTTTTCAAATGATTTAGCACAGCAGGAATCAAACCCTCAGAATCCTCTTGTTACAAGCTGA
- the SEL1L3 gene encoding protein sel-1 homolog 3 isoform X2, with product MRTLAEPPAAPRRPLLLLLLLTNFVPSFEKETSRTTAVTPQFGQNVDYVDFIHLNILEKKVLNNSEVSVQYLCSKPCIINLEAVASSEFRTGVPVYRRRWKDEKNLYVSRTRQVHLKFPSIMVYRDDYIIRNSIIVHSVILYAWISHKSVSSYDVGQNEDYQDAVAKNYTFLEAVPPFERPYKDHKVCLQWGADYLWMLQANRIPQCPHESDGVQILNFIYASSGEKTGIMKKFEQFENRELETVRRHQIDYPMFTVSIWLYLLHHCEKDLCGILYFIDPKEMYSTPAVFLNEEGYVHIQMHLMRGDDLAVKTSFSLPLKQWFRLDLSFKGGQIEVSSVGKNLKRHHHQSFTFREVFYYDDTAGYFVLGGSGYVNGIEAFFGPVIYYRLNVLETEQISNPLHDKETVEQIELYYERCMDIREIVYEYRYIVRQGEKAQRNRYCENYYLELIHNYGEKSKCDAFMWGKELREKYHTLFKLLQEMDFSAADDGSDTVLEVGRRIFEKVAKGLSSADGLSNMGFSVPLLVDSSCCGYHKASYFLAVIFETGLGVPVDHTKGLLYSLVGTQGNERLAVMNLGYKHYQGVNNYPVDLELSYAYYSNIAIKTSLDQHTIKGEQAFVEPIRLMDDELLKAQTKENGDVFMWLKHEATRGNAAAQQRLAQMLFWGQQGVAKNPEAAIEWYAKGAIETEDPVLIYDYAIVLFKGQGVKKNTKLALELMKKAAAKGLPQAVNGLGWYYHNFKRDYRKAAEHWLIAEELGNPDASYNLGVLYLDGIYPGVPGRNQTVAARYFYKAAQGGHIEGTLRCSLYYITGNMEDFPRDPEKAVIWAKHIAEKNGYLGHVIRKALNAYLELSWHEALLHYVLAAETGIEVSQSNLAHICEERPDLARKYLATDCVWRYYNFSVSQVNAPSFAYLKMGDFYYYGYHNQSKDLELSMRMYAQAALEGDSQGFFNLALVIEEGNSIPSYILDHLEIDQALHSSNTSLLQELYYRCWNNSNQESISPCSLALLYFYMRVFWNNILQSTVIYFMGTFLLSILVAFAVQYFQSLSARNSSGTRSEPSSDELSSSGNSNEDATRLVQQDGSTFSNDLAQQESNPQNPLVTS from the exons ATGCGGACCCTGGCCgagccccccgccgcgccccgccgccccctcctgctgctcctcctcctcacg aattttgtGCCGTCCTTCGAAAAGGAGACATCACGGACAACAGCAGTTACCCCACAGTTTGGACAAAATGTGGATTATGTGGACTTtattcatttaaacattttagaaaagaaagttCTTAACAATTCTGAGGTTTCAGTTCAGTATTTATGTTCTAAGCCTTGTATCATTAACTTGGAAGCAGTAGCTTCCTCTGAGTTCAGGACTGGTGTACCAGTATATAGAAGGAGGTGGAAGGATGAGAAGAACCTTTATGTTAGCAGAACTCGACAAGTACATTTGAAATTTCCGAGCATCATGGTTTACAGAGATGATTATATCATCAGAAACTCAATAATAGTGCACAGTGTGATATTATATGCATGGATTAGTCACAAATCGGTTAGCAGCTATGATGTTGGGCAGAACGAAGACTACCAGGATGCAGTTGCCAAGAACTACACCTTTTTAGAAGCAGTTCCACCTTTTGAACGCCCATATAAGGATCACAAAGTTTGTCTTCAGTGGGGTGCTGACTATTTGTGGATGCTCCAGGCAAACAGGATACCTCAGTGCCCTCATGAAAGTG atggTGTCCAGATTCTCAACTTTATTTACGCTTCCAGCGGGGAGAAGACAGGAATCATGAAGAAATTTGAACAATTTGAAAACAGAGAACTTGAGACAGTCAGACGACATCAGATTGATTATCCCAT GTTCACTGTTTCAATCTGGCTATATTTACTCCATCACTGTGAAAAGGATCTGTGTGGTATACTCTATTTTATTGATCCGAAAGAAATGTATAGTACTCCTGCTGTATTTCTAAATGAGGAAG GTTATGTGCATATTCAGATGCACCTCATGAGAGGAGATGACCTTGCAGTGAAAACTAGCTTCAGCCTTCCTCTCAAGCAGTGGTTTCGACTGGATCTTTCTTTTAAGGGCGGACAG aTAGAAGTAAGCAGTGTTGGGAAGAATTTGAAAAGACATCATCATCAGTCTTTTAC TTTTAGGGAAGTTTTCTATTATGATGACACTGCCGGATACTTTGTTCTTGGAGGCAGTGGATATGTAAATGGTATTGAAGCATTCTTTGGACCTGTGATATACTATCGTCTCAATGTGTTGGAAACAGAACAG ATTTCTAACCCTCTTCATGATAAAGAAACAGTGGAACAAATTGAACTCTACTATGAGAGATGTATGGACATTCGAGAAATTGTTTATGAGTACAGATACATTGTAAGGCAAGgtgaaaaagcacaaagaaatc GTTACTGTGAAAACTATTATTTGGAGCTGATTCACAACTATGGAGAAAAATCTAAATGTGATGCCTTCATGTGGGGAAAAGAGCTCAGGGAAAAGTACCACACTTTGTTCAAACTGTTACAAGAGATGGatttcagtgctgcagatg ATGGAAGTGATACAGTTCTAGAAGTTGGCCGGAGGATATTTGAGAAGGTTGCAAAGGGTCTGTCCAGCGCTGATGGCCTCAGCAATATGGGCTTCTCTGTTCCTCTCTTGGTGGATTCAAGTTGTTGTGGATACCATAAGGCTTCTTATTTTCTTGCAGTTATATTTGAAACAGGGCTAGGTGTGCCTGTCGATCATACAAAG GGACTGCTGTATAGTTTGGTTGGCACTCAGGGGAATGAGAGACTTGCTGTAATGAATCTTGGCTATAAACACTACCAAGGCGTTAATAACTATCCAGTTGATTTGGAGCTGTCCTATGCTTATTACAGTAATATTGCAATAAAGACATCATTGGATCAACACACTATAAAAGGGGAACAG GCATTTGTTGAACCTATAAGGCTGATGGATGATGAACTCCTAAAAgctcaaacaaaagaaaacgGTGATGTCTTTATGTGGTTAAAACATGAAGCAACAAGAGGAAATGCAGCTGCACAG caacGGTTGGCTCAGATGCTGTTTTGGGGCCAACAAGGAGTGGCAAAAAATCCTGAAGCTGCAATAGAATGGTACGCAAAGGGTGCAATAGAAACAGAAGATCCAGTGTTAATATATGATTATGCCATTGTGTTATTTAAG GGCCAAGGTgtgaaaaagaacacaaaactgGCTTTGGAATTGATGAAGAAAGCAGCCGCCAAg GGCTTGCCCCAGGCAGTGAATGGATTGGGATGGTACTACCACAATTTTAAAAGAGactacagaaaagcagctgaacacTGGTTAATTGCTGAAGAATTGGGGAATCCAGATGCATCGTACAACCTTGGTGTCCTTTATTTAGATGGGATTTACCCTGGAGTACCTGGTAGAAATCAA ACAGTTGCTGCACGCTATTTCTATAAAGCTGCTCAAGGAGGACACATAGAAGGGACTTTACGATGCTCTCTGTACTACATCACAGGAAATATGGAAGACTTCCCTAGAGATCCGGAAAAAGCTGTAAT CTGGGCAAAACACATTGCAGAGAAGAACGGCTACTTAGGGCATGTCATCAGAAAAGCTCTCAATGCTTATCTGGAGCTTTCatg GCATGAAGCTCTGCTGCATTATGTATTAGCAGCTGAAACTGGGATTGAAGTGTCACAGTCAAATCTAGCACACATTTGTGAAGAAAGACCA gacCTAGCAAGGAAATACCTAGCAACTGACTGTGTTTGGAGATACTACAATTTCTCTGTATCTCAAGTCAACGCACCATCATTTG CTTATTTGAAGATGGGTGATTTCTACTACTATGGTTACCACAACCAGTCTAAGGACCTTGAGCTCTCAATGCGGATGTATGCACAAGCGGCATTAGAGGGAGATTCACAG GGTTTCTTTAATTTGGCCCTTGTCATTGAAGAGGGTAACTCTATACCTTCCTACATTCTGGATCACTTGGAAATTGATCAGGCATTGCATTCTAGTAATACGTCACTTCTTCAGGAACTTTATTACAG GTGCTGGAATAATAGTAACCAGGAATCCATTAGTCCATGCTCATTagcattgctttatttttacatgaGAGTTTTCTGGAACAATATTTTACAATCTACTGTG ATCTACTTCATGGGAACCTTTCTTTTATCGATTCTGGTTGCATTTGCAGTGcagtattttcagtctttatCTG CCCGTAATTCTTCTGGTACAAGATCAGAACCATCATCAGATGAACTTTCTTCCTCAGGGAATAGTAATGAAGATGCTACTAGACTGGTACAGCAAGATGGATCTACTTTTTCAAATGATTTAGCACAGCAGGAATCAAACCCTCAGAATCCTCTTGTTACAAGCTGA